One Lentibacillus cibarius DNA window includes the following coding sequences:
- a CDS encoding malate synthase G: MTDYIKTGNLQVAKELYDFVNSEALPGTGLDQATFWQELGKLVADLTPKNKALLHERDTIQKQIDAWHKENNAVDLDTYQSFLEDIGYLEPEVADFNITTDHVDEVITHQAGPQLVVPIDNARYALNAANARWGSLYDALYGTDVISEEDGAEKTASYNPVRGEKVIAFAKNFLDEHVPLEAASHKDAKNYTIQNGTLVVTLANGETTGLKDTEQFAGFQGSAGQPETILLKHNGLHAEIQIDPNHPIGKTDPAGVKDVFLESATSSIMDCEDSVAAVDAEDKTLIYRNWLGLNRGDLTATFSKNGKDVTRELNPDRTYTGPNGEEVKLNGRVLMFVRNVGHLMTNSAMLDENGEEVFEGIMDGVFTSLMAKHSLLGNGPYQNSQTGSVYIVKPKMHGSKEAAFANELFARIEDMLDMARNTLKIGLMDEERRTSLNLKNCIYEVRERVVFINTGFLDRTGDEIHTSMEAGPMIKKGDMKTSTWLNGYEKNNVRVGLAAGLKGKAQIGKGMWAMPDLMADMLEQKIGHLKAGGNTAWVPSPTAATLHALHYHQVNVNDVQEDIEKNHLDNYKHDMLHIPVAGDAKWWTAEEIQQEMDNSAQTLLGYVVRWVEQGVGCSKVPDINDVALMEDRATLRISSQMLANWLYHDICTEDQMMDTLKRMAKIVDKQNAGDLAYRPMAPDYDDSVAFQAACDLVFKGREQPSGYTEPILHQRRLEAKEKEAMNPAK; the protein is encoded by the coding sequence ATGACAGATTATATCAAAACAGGCAATCTGCAAGTGGCCAAAGAACTTTATGATTTTGTGAATTCAGAGGCGCTTCCCGGAACAGGACTTGATCAGGCAACATTCTGGCAGGAACTGGGGAAGCTCGTGGCTGATTTGACACCAAAAAATAAAGCATTGCTGCATGAACGGGATACCATACAAAAGCAGATTGATGCGTGGCATAAGGAAAATAATGCGGTTGATTTAGACACCTATCAATCATTCCTTGAAGATATCGGTTATTTGGAGCCTGAAGTGGCGGATTTCAACATCACAACGGACCATGTGGATGAGGTCATTACGCATCAGGCGGGACCGCAGCTTGTCGTGCCGATTGATAATGCACGTTATGCCCTGAACGCTGCCAATGCACGCTGGGGATCGCTCTATGACGCCCTCTACGGAACCGATGTAATCAGTGAAGAGGATGGGGCTGAGAAGACTGCTTCCTATAACCCTGTCCGCGGGGAAAAAGTGATCGCTTTTGCTAAAAACTTTCTTGATGAACATGTACCACTCGAAGCGGCCTCTCATAAGGATGCTAAGAACTATACCATCCAAAACGGAACACTCGTTGTAACACTTGCAAATGGCGAGACAACCGGCCTGAAAGATACGGAGCAGTTCGCCGGTTTCCAGGGGTCTGCCGGTCAGCCGGAGACGATTTTACTCAAGCACAACGGGTTGCACGCGGAGATTCAAATTGATCCGAATCATCCAATCGGTAAAACGGACCCAGCTGGTGTGAAAGATGTGTTCCTGGAGTCGGCGACATCAAGCATTATGGACTGTGAAGACTCCGTGGCCGCAGTTGATGCAGAAGACAAAACGCTGATCTATCGTAACTGGCTCGGTTTGAATCGCGGTGACTTGACGGCCACATTTTCAAAAAACGGAAAAGACGTGACACGCGAGTTAAATCCTGATCGTACGTACACCGGCCCGAACGGGGAAGAAGTGAAATTGAACGGCCGTGTGCTCATGTTTGTGCGTAATGTTGGGCACTTGATGACGAACAGCGCCATGCTTGATGAAAATGGTGAAGAAGTGTTCGAAGGGATCATGGATGGTGTATTCACAAGCCTGATGGCAAAACACAGCCTGCTCGGCAACGGCCCGTATCAAAATTCACAAACGGGGTCTGTTTACATTGTGAAACCGAAAATGCACGGATCAAAAGAAGCGGCTTTTGCCAATGAATTGTTTGCACGTATTGAAGATATGCTCGACATGGCGCGCAATACGCTGAAAATCGGCTTGATGGACGAAGAGCGCCGAACAAGCTTGAACCTGAAAAACTGCATTTATGAAGTGCGCGAACGCGTCGTATTCATTAACACCGGTTTCCTTGATCGTACCGGGGATGAAATTCACACATCCATGGAAGCAGGTCCGATGATCAAAAAAGGTGACATGAAAACATCGACTTGGCTGAATGGCTATGAAAAAAATAATGTCCGTGTTGGTCTTGCTGCCGGATTGAAAGGAAAAGCGCAAATCGGGAAAGGCATGTGGGCAATGCCGGACTTGATGGCGGATATGCTCGAGCAGAAGATCGGACATCTGAAAGCAGGCGGCAACACGGCATGGGTACCGTCACCAACCGCAGCGACGTTGCACGCACTGCATTACCATCAGGTGAATGTAAACGATGTACAAGAAGATATTGAAAAAAATCATCTGGACAATTACAAGCATGATATGTTACACATACCGGTAGCGGGTGACGCAAAATGGTGGACGGCTGAAGAAATCCAGCAAGAGATGGATAACAGTGCACAGACATTGCTCGGCTATGTCGTCCGTTGGGTCGAGCAGGGCGTCGGCTGTTCCAAAGTCCCCGACATTAATGATGTTGCCTTGATGGAGGATCGTGCAACATTGCGCATCTCCAGCCAAATGCTTGCTAATTGGCTTTATCACGACATCTGCACGGAGGATCAAATGATGGACACATTGAAGCGAATGGCCAAAATTGTTGATAAACAAAATGCAGGTGACCTTGCATACCGTCCAATGGCGCCTGATTATGATGATTCGGTTGCATTCCAGGCGGCATGTGACCTGGTATTCAAAGGCCGTGAGCAACCAAGCGGCTATACCGAACCAATTTTGCATCAGCGCCGCCTTGAAGCAAAAGAAAAAGAAGCAATGAACCCAGCAAAATAA
- a CDS encoding VanZ family protein: MVVDYNLMFGLDKQVHFFSYTALSAFLGIMVMLLSDRKSVKKRLSYLWMVLVTIGTAEEYRQYMVPGRSAEFLDAIANMLGISIGLAIPMLIAYRHHFLVKRLALYSIVFIPMLLGLLFLNERPFITMEEPIQAQLKKVVAFIGG, encoded by the coding sequence TTGGTAGTTGATTATAATCTTATGTTTGGATTGGATAAGCAGGTGCACTTTTTCAGCTATACCGCTCTTTCCGCGTTTCTGGGAATCATGGTGATGCTCCTGTCTGATCGGAAATCTGTCAAAAAAAGACTTAGCTATTTATGGATGGTGTTGGTGACGATCGGAACGGCGGAAGAATATCGGCAATATATGGTCCCTGGCAGGAGTGCGGAGTTTTTGGATGCGATTGCGAATATGCTTGGAATATCTATCGGCTTAGCCATCCCCATGCTGATTGCATACAGACATCATTTTCTTGTTAAAAGGTTGGCTCTATATAGTATTGTTTTCATTCCGATGCTGCTGGGCTTGTTGTTTTTGAACGAACGTCCATTTATCACCATGGAGGAACCCATTCAAGCACAGTTGAAGAAGGTCGTGGCGTTTATTGGCGGATGA
- a CDS encoding SLC13 family permease: MYLSVLLLIASALGIGTAMRKTGLADWIANGLLEIGQPLGLLALLFIVYFLTNLFTEMITNTASAVLMLPIGIEMAETVGVDSAGFAVVIAIAASASFITPIGYQTNLIVYEPGGYTFTDYMKVGLPLSLMVMVTSVLIIYNVWF; the protein is encoded by the coding sequence ATGTACCTTAGCGTGCTGCTCTTAATTGCAAGTGCGTTAGGAATCGGCACTGCTATGCGAAAAACCGGTCTTGCGGATTGGATTGCAAACGGATTGCTAGAGATCGGCCAGCCGCTAGGATTACTGGCGCTATTGTTTATTGTTTATTTTTTGACGAATTTGTTTACTGAAATGATTACCAATACAGCATCGGCAGTATTGATGCTGCCCATCGGAATTGAAATGGCTGAAACGGTAGGCGTGGATTCGGCCGGGTTTGCGGTGGTCATTGCCATTGCCGCATCCGCCAGTTTTATTACACCTATCGGTTATCAGACGAACCTGATTGTGTACGAGCCCGGCGGCTATACGTTCACGGATTATATGAAAGTAGGGCTGCCCCTCAGTCTCATGGTGATGGTGACATCGGTATTGATTATTTATAATGTATGGTTTTAA